One stretch of Deinococcus ficus DNA includes these proteins:
- a CDS encoding sensor histidine kinase, translated as MTLRLRLSLWYGALFTLVLIGIALSSLTISVRENYLTVDRVLQGSARLVEQGILSYGRSYWLETDTTEPLNEGIVLVLRTYDAKGGLMYRSVTDPGLPETRPEDPLHAPAPPAYLDVLPLRLPGTPAVDRGAGAFGTLRLPDQRWRRYVIEVRKAGKTVAFVEALTPLGRTDATARRQTRDLVKLTVLSVAVILIIGWALAGAALRPLQALIGTARSISHHRDLSRRVAPPGGRDELGQLAVTFNDMLGSLESAWASQQQFVGDASHELRAPLTIMRANVELMRRHPHLSAEEQQEMLADMDREVRRMSRLVEDLLLLARSDAGDNLYLQPVDLAAVTREAIRDARKLAFEHTIDLQGGDRAAPVRAETDRLRQLLLILLDNALKYSPPASAVTVRLDAVPGGWQLCVQDRGPGIPAEALPHIFKRFYRADPARQRDLGAGLGLAIAEWIAGQFSARLRVARTGPDGTTFCVEFPALDAPAGPAVVPAPGQADPVT; from the coding sequence GTGACGCTGCGCCTGCGGCTGAGCCTGTGGTACGGGGCGCTGTTCACGCTGGTGCTGATCGGCATCGCGCTGAGCAGCCTGACCATCTCCGTGCGGGAGAACTACCTGACGGTGGACCGCGTTCTGCAGGGGTCGGCGCGGCTGGTCGAGCAGGGCATCCTGTCGTACGGCCGGTCGTACTGGCTGGAGACGGACACCACCGAGCCGCTGAACGAGGGCATCGTGCTGGTCCTGCGCACCTATGACGCGAAAGGCGGGCTGATGTACCGGTCCGTGACCGACCCGGGCCTGCCGGAAACCCGGCCGGAGGACCCGCTGCACGCGCCGGCACCGCCGGCCTACCTGGACGTGCTGCCGCTGCGCCTGCCGGGCACGCCGGCCGTGGACCGCGGGGCCGGGGCGTTCGGCACGCTCAGGCTCCCGGACCAGCGCTGGCGCCGGTACGTGATCGAGGTCCGCAAGGCCGGCAAGACCGTCGCGTTCGTGGAGGCCCTCACGCCCCTGGGCCGCACGGACGCCACCGCCCGCCGGCAGACGCGGGACCTGGTGAAGCTCACGGTGCTTTCCGTGGCAGTCATCCTGATCATCGGCTGGGCACTGGCGGGCGCCGCCCTGCGGCCCCTGCAGGCCCTCATCGGCACGGCCCGCAGCATCAGTCACCACCGGGACCTGAGCCGCCGCGTGGCGCCGCCCGGCGGCCGGGACGAGCTGGGTCAGCTGGCGGTGACCTTCAACGACATGCTGGGCAGCCTGGAGTCCGCGTGGGCGTCGCAGCAGCAATTCGTCGGGGACGCCTCGCACGAGTTGCGGGCGCCGCTGACGATCATGCGCGCGAACGTGGAACTGATGCGCCGCCACCCGCACCTGAGCGCCGAGGAGCAGCAGGAGATGCTGGCGGACATGGACCGCGAGGTGCGGCGCATGAGCCGCCTGGTGGAGGACCTGCTGCTGCTCGCCCGCAGTGACGCCGGGGACAACCTGTACCTGCAGCCGGTGGACCTGGCGGCCGTGACCCGCGAGGCTATCCGGGACGCGCGCAAACTCGCATTCGAGCACACCATCGACCTTCAGGGCGGCGACCGGGCTGCGCCGGTCCGCGCGGAAACCGACCGCTTGCGGCAGCTGCTGCTGATCCTGCTGGACAACGCCCTGAAGTACAGTCCGCCCGCGTCGGCGGTCACGGTGCGGCTGGACGCCGTGCCGGGCGGCTGGCAGCTGTGCGTGCAGGACCGCGGCCCTGGGATTCCGGCTGAGGCGCTGCCGCACATCTTCAAGCGGTTTTACCGCGCGGATCCGGCCCGCCAGCGGGACCTGGGGGCGGGCCTGGGCCTGGCGATCGCCGAGTGGATCGCCGGGCAGTTCAGCGCGCGCCTGCGGGTCGCGCGGACCGGACCGGACGGCACAACGTTCTGCGTGGAGTTCCCCGCCCTGGACGCCCCAGCCGGGCCTGCCGTGGTTCCGGCACCCGGGCAGGCCGATCCGGTGACCTGA
- a CDS encoding polysaccharide biosynthesis protein, which produces MTATPTYLHKFLLDVALWFSAALLAYAFRKPSLIDLGIPLEVWAYAGMSAAVLGLLSLRYHLPHQSWRRVGMRDLTLLARAAALNTLLMFALGFILQSWLQLPRSVPLLAGIVGFLLLGGVRMFARLLSEGARRREVPVSSRVLIVGAGDAGTLIAREMQRHPEAGLDPVGFLDDDTSKQRQRLLGLPVFGTVDQLSRVVQDEDIQEVIIAVPSASGDFVRRVVDLAGGAGVRYRIIPGVFEILSGNVSINNLRDVNLEDLLRRPPVRLNTEEIIGYLRGRVVLVTGAGGSIGSEIVRQIAAFQPATILLFGRGENSIFTIQQELLREWPEVKHVGLIGDVRDAGRLRAIFEEYRPEVVFHAAAHKHVPLMEEAPSEAIINNVIGTRNLVEMSLRYGVLRLVNVSTDKAVNPTSVMGASKRAAEMTVSAGAARARETQAFVSVRFGNVLGSRGSVVPTFMRQIRAGGPITVTPPEMVRYFMTIPEAARLVLQAGGLAENGKVYVLNMGEPVKIADLARDVIRLSGAQGVDIVYSGVRPGEKLYEELLTSSEGADATTHSEIFSARLERVDPQVLEAHLDVLQRHAVQGDAAAIRMDLARMIPENKFGQIR; this is translated from the coding sequence ATGACCGCCACACCGACGTATCTCCATAAATTCCTTCTGGACGTAGCACTGTGGTTTTCTGCTGCTCTGCTCGCCTACGCCTTTCGCAAACCTTCCCTGATTGACCTGGGCATTCCTCTGGAAGTGTGGGCGTACGCAGGGATGAGCGCGGCCGTACTCGGTCTGCTGTCGCTGCGTTATCACCTACCTCACCAGTCATGGCGTCGCGTCGGCATGCGGGACCTCACGCTGCTCGCCCGGGCGGCGGCGCTCAACACGCTACTCATGTTCGCGCTGGGGTTCATTCTGCAGTCGTGGCTGCAGTTGCCCCGCAGCGTGCCGCTGCTGGCCGGCATCGTGGGGTTCCTGCTGCTCGGCGGCGTGCGCATGTTCGCGCGGCTGCTCAGCGAAGGCGCCCGCCGCCGGGAGGTCCCGGTCTCCAGCCGCGTTCTGATCGTCGGGGCCGGAGATGCAGGCACCCTGATCGCCCGTGAGATGCAGCGCCACCCGGAAGCGGGTCTCGACCCGGTCGGGTTCCTGGACGACGACACCAGCAAGCAACGACAGCGGCTGCTGGGCCTGCCTGTGTTCGGCACCGTCGACCAGCTGAGTCGGGTCGTTCAGGATGAAGACATCCAGGAGGTCATCATTGCCGTGCCATCGGCCAGTGGCGACTTCGTGCGGCGCGTGGTGGACCTCGCCGGGGGCGCGGGTGTGCGGTACCGCATCATCCCAGGGGTCTTCGAGATCCTGTCGGGCAACGTCAGCATCAACAACCTGCGGGACGTGAACCTGGAGGACCTGCTGCGCCGGCCGCCAGTACGGCTGAACACCGAGGAGATCATCGGGTACCTGAGGGGCCGGGTGGTGCTGGTGACGGGCGCGGGCGGCAGCATCGGCTCGGAAATCGTGCGGCAGATCGCCGCGTTCCAGCCGGCCACGATCCTGCTGTTCGGCCGGGGGGAGAACAGCATCTTCACCATCCAGCAGGAACTGCTGCGGGAATGGCCGGAGGTCAAGCATGTCGGCCTGATCGGCGACGTGCGGGACGCCGGGCGGCTGCGGGCCATCTTCGAGGAGTACCGCCCGGAGGTGGTGTTCCACGCTGCCGCGCACAAGCACGTGCCCCTGATGGAAGAGGCGCCCTCCGAGGCGATCATCAACAACGTGATCGGCACCCGCAACCTCGTGGAGATGAGCCTGCGCTACGGCGTACTCCGCCTCGTGAACGTGTCCACGGACAAGGCCGTGAACCCCACCAGCGTGATGGGCGCGTCCAAGCGCGCCGCCGAGATGACCGTGTCGGCCGGCGCGGCCCGGGCCCGCGAGACGCAGGCGTTCGTGTCGGTGCGCTTCGGGAACGTGCTGGGTAGCCGCGGCAGTGTCGTCCCGACCTTCATGCGCCAGATTCGCGCCGGGGGTCCGATCACGGTCACGCCCCCGGAGATGGTCCGGTACTTCATGACGATTCCCGAGGCGGCCCGCCTGGTGCTGCAGGCCGGGGGACTGGCGGAGAACGGGAAGGTGTACGTCCTGAACATGGGCGAACCGGTGAAGATTGCCGATCTGGCCCGGGACGTGATCCGGCTGTCCGGCGCGCAGGGCGTGGACATCGTGTACAGCGGCGTCCGGCCCGGCGAGAAGCTCTACGAGGAACTGCTGACGAGCAGCGAGGGGGCGGATGCCACCACGCACAGTGAGATCTTCAGCGCCCGTCTGGAGCGGGTGGACCCTCAGGTTCTGGAGGCGCACCTGGACGTGTTGCAGCGCCACGCTGTGCAGGGAGACGCCGCGGCCATCCGCATGGACCTGGCGCGCATGATCCCCGAGAACAAATTTGGCCAGATCCGCTGA
- a CDS encoding BMP family lipoprotein encodes MKVKMLVTSLGLLLGTSALAQSAPFGVVLDLGSRTDRSFNQAALAGVQRAQKELGVKVDVYDTRVDADRQKGLNLYAGQKKQLVIGLGFNFLDPVKSTAFQYPGTKFAVVDALPSGANTAGLTFREQEGSFMVGYIAGLQSSTGVVGFVGGMDSPVIHKFDAGFTAGVKFACPNCTVLSRYLGKTPSAFNDIPGATAVAGGLKAKGADVIYAAAGASGRGVISFVTRAQCIRASELPAGVKFRQNAFAGIPKSAPYKAQCTGDTRPLFFIGVDSNQNYLGDTDNNPKTLNHGLTSMVKRIDTALFTLIQREVKKEKWRSGESSFGLENGGVDYALDEYNEALVPQTLLDKLTKVREMVITKLIKIPTQ; translated from the coding sequence ATGAAAGTGAAGATGCTGGTGACGTCTCTTGGCCTGCTGCTCGGCACCTCTGCGTTGGCTCAATCTGCGCCGTTCGGGGTGGTGCTGGACCTCGGGAGCCGCACCGACCGCTCCTTCAACCAGGCGGCCCTCGCCGGCGTGCAACGCGCCCAGAAGGAATTGGGCGTGAAGGTGGATGTCTACGACACGAGAGTCGACGCGGACCGTCAGAAGGGCCTGAACCTGTACGCCGGGCAGAAAAAGCAGCTGGTGATCGGCCTGGGATTCAACTTCCTCGACCCGGTGAAGTCCACGGCCTTCCAGTACCCGGGCACGAAGTTCGCGGTGGTGGACGCCCTGCCCAGCGGAGCGAACACCGCCGGCCTGACCTTCCGGGAGCAGGAGGGCAGCTTCATGGTCGGGTACATTGCTGGCCTCCAGAGCAGCACCGGCGTGGTGGGTTTCGTGGGCGGTATGGATTCGCCCGTGATCCACAAGTTCGACGCGGGCTTCACGGCCGGCGTGAAGTTCGCCTGCCCGAACTGCACGGTGCTCAGCCGTTACCTCGGCAAGACGCCGAGCGCCTTCAACGATATTCCGGGGGCCACGGCGGTCGCCGGGGGGCTCAAGGCAAAAGGGGCGGACGTCATCTACGCCGCCGCTGGCGCGAGCGGCCGCGGCGTGATCAGCTTCGTGACCCGAGCGCAATGCATTCGCGCCTCGGAACTGCCCGCCGGCGTGAAGTTCCGCCAGAACGCCTTTGCCGGGATTCCCAAGTCTGCCCCCTACAAGGCGCAGTGCACTGGCGACACCCGGCCCCTGTTCTTCATCGGGGTGGACAGCAACCAGAACTACCTGGGCGACACCGACAACAACCCCAAGACCCTGAACCACGGTCTGACCAGCATGGTCAAGCGCATCGACACCGCGCTGTTCACCCTGATTCAGCGGGAAGTGAAGAAAGAGAAGTGGCGGTCCGGGGAGAGCAGCTTCGGGCTGGAGAACGGCGGCGTGGACTACGCCCTCGACGAATACAACGAGGCCCTGGTGCCGCAAACGCTGCTGGACAAGCTCACCAAGGTTCGCGAAATGGTGATCACCAAACTGATCAAGATCCCCACCCAGTAA